A stretch of Campylobacter showae DNA encodes these proteins:
- a CDS encoding twin-arginine translocation signal domain-containing protein, whose product MQRRDFIKGAATCAAGLATGLNLFAQQTCKTNAANLTDGVDLSGAKNLGEKLAAMNPYSTLNNGILIPITWLSADKFDGSKDKNGLETALGLGYRLIDTDGGARRERLLHLRLAAQKRVAEALAKTRLNPDLRSKFSEF is encoded by the coding sequence ATGCAAAGAAGGGACTTCATAAAGGGCGCGGCGACCTGCGCGGCAGGGCTTGCTACGGGGCTAAATTTATTTGCCCAGCAGACTTGCAAGACTAATGCGGCAAATTTGACGGACGGCGTAGATCTAAGCGGCGCGAAAAATCTCGGCGAGAAGCTTGCCGCGATGAATCCATATTCCACGCTAAATAATGGAATTTTGATACCGATTACCTGGCTTAGCGCAGATAAATTTGACGGCTCAAAAGATAAAAACGGTCTGGAGACGGCTCTAGGACTAGGTTACCGCCTGATCGATACTGACGGGGGGGCGAGGAGAGAGCGGCTGCTGCATTTGCGGCTAGCGGCCCAGAAGCGGGTAGCCGAGGCTTTAGCAAAAACTAGGCTAAATCCTGATTTGCGCTCTAAATTTAGCGAGTTTTAA
- a CDS encoding neutral zinc metallopeptidase, whose protein sequence is MRWQDSRRSDNVEDRRQNSVNSMGSLGALIPIIRFLLGSNIGRVVLVIGAVAYFMGFNPLALLDGGGAGTQRAALDSPQEKEKVAFVSAVLAQTEDVWSKVFKAGGAQYKEPSLVLFRDGVSSACGTASSQMGPFYCPADKKVYLDLSFFDELEAKYKAAGDFAQAYVIAHEVGHHVQNLLGTLGKVNELKSRTKSPVEQNALQVKVELQADCYAGVWAHYMGRYKVLEDGDIEEALNAASAIGDDALQKKYQGRVTPDSFTHGSSKQRMTWFKKGFEGGQPSSCAFEI, encoded by the coding sequence ATGAGATGGCAAGACAGCAGACGAAGCGACAACGTCGAGGATAGACGGCAAAACAGCGTAAACAGCATGGGGTCGCTGGGCGCACTCATACCGATTATTAGATTTTTGCTGGGCTCAAACATTGGCCGCGTGGTGCTAGTTATCGGCGCGGTCGCGTATTTTATGGGCTTTAACCCTCTCGCGCTACTTGATGGCGGTGGCGCGGGCACTCAAAGGGCGGCGCTAGATAGCCCGCAGGAGAAAGAAAAGGTCGCCTTCGTTTCAGCCGTGCTGGCGCAGACCGAGGACGTGTGGAGTAAGGTGTTTAAGGCGGGCGGCGCGCAGTACAAGGAACCTAGCTTGGTGCTTTTTAGAGACGGCGTTTCTAGCGCGTGCGGCACGGCTAGCTCGCAGATGGGGCCTTTTTACTGCCCCGCGGATAAAAAAGTCTATCTGGATCTTAGCTTTTTTGATGAGCTGGAGGCTAAATACAAGGCCGCAGGCGACTTCGCGCAGGCGTACGTGATCGCCCACGAGGTCGGGCATCACGTGCAAAATTTACTAGGCACGCTCGGTAAAGTAAACGAGCTAAAATCGCGCACGAAAAGCCCGGTAGAGCAAAATGCGCTGCAAGTCAAGGTCGAGCTGCAGGCCGACTGCTATGCGGGCGTCTGGGCGCACTACATGGGGCGCTACAAGGTGCTAGAAGACGGCGACATCGAGGAGGCGCTAAACGCTGCGAGCGCGATAGGCGACGACGCGCTACAGAAAAAATACCAAGGCCGCGTGACGCCAGACTCGTTCACGCACGGCTCGTCAAAGCAGCGCATGACGTGGTTTAAAAAGGGATTTGAGGGCGGACAGCCAAGCTCGTGCGCGTTTGAGATCTAA